A genomic segment from Phragmites australis chromosome 6, lpPhrAust1.1, whole genome shotgun sequence encodes:
- the LOC133921776 gene encoding sister chromatid cohesion protein PDS5 homolog C-like isoform X2, whose protein sequence is MAEDGAADREQEQRQLEDRLREVGERLQAPPDAAEDLLKLLDEVEECLLKVEQAPPKSTSNAIRPATEALVKKELLGSADPNVRLAVASCISEITRITAPDAPYDDDAMKDVFSVIVGSFQDLDDIESPFFRRRASILDTVAKVRSCVVMLDLECDDLIRDMFHHFVRTVSSEHSEAVISCMETIMKLVIVESEDVQPQIASCLLENVRKKEKESSSPSFVLAEKVIGMCREKLKPVFLQLLKGTSLNEYSQIVTSVCEEGSDDKEDNNADPSGKDTVDDGKLSERTISDELPQESSKVEQDVSCPEQDGTSMNGTPGTAVGSGATPSDNGAESVPAKPNKSSAHDSDKNLKLNPSDKPEATSHSNADIKKEALVASGEAVNGASDDTSRPADTTPVKPKRGRPPGAKSLEKKAAGKNQPSGLDSKKVEETTDSAGKLTKRSAKDDVKSSVRKAGEGESSKKHQKSSSKQQKDETLSEEDPAKDLSLKEMVSPKSLTKGPGRSKGQGVENSTSKRKLEQETEDPPRSRKNKGLDGSLVGARIKVWWPDDKMFYRGVVDSFDSVSKRHKVAYDDGDVEVLLLRDEKWEFISEEKGTAVASDMPRGRKRKGDSLMEGNTETPKSNGGDLPKKRGRPKGVRASNGTPSNNSSATPSSKVKTASKDVKETAKTGSNLKNEVEKSSKDKATRSTEKTKDELPKDGGDKSASKPKEASSKGKDSKDESKSTEGKGRPGRKPKNAGTPAESDTDKEKRKEKEGKTVEIEQEASGVPSTGKKHRRKA, encoded by the exons ATGGCGGAAGACGGGGCCGCCGATAGGGAGCAGGAGCAGCGGCAGCTCGAGGACCGGCTCAGGGAGGTCGGAGAACGCCTGCAGGCGCCGCCCGACGCCGCGGAGGACCTGCTCAAGCTCCTCGAC GAAGTTGAGGAGTGTTTACTTAAAGTGGAGCAGGCACCTCCTAAGAGCACATCGAATGCTATTCGACCAGCAACTGAAGCTCTTGTCAAGAAAGAGCTGCTGGGTTCTGCTGATCCAAATGTCAGGCTTGCTGTGGCATCATGTATCTCTGAGATCACTAGAATCACAGCACCTGATGCTCCATATGACGATGATGCGATGAAG GATGTGTTCTCTGTAATTGTTGGGTCCTTCCAAGATCTTGATGACATAGAGAGCCCCTTCTTCAGAAGGAGGGCTTCAATTCTTGATACCGTAGCAAAGGTCCGGTCCTGCGTGGTGATGCTAGACCTTGAATGTGATGATTTAATACGTGATATGTTCCATCACTTCGTCAGGACTGTCTC TTCTGAACATTCAGAGGCTGTCATATCCTGCATGGAAACAATAATGAAATTGGTAATTGTGGAGAGTGAGGATGTCCAACCACAGATTGCGTCATGTTTACTCGAGAATgttaggaaaaaagaaaag GAATCTTCTTCACCATCCTTTGTACTTGCTGAGAAGGTGATAGGCATGTGCCGTGAAAAACTAAAGCCAGTCTTTCTGCAATTACTAAAAGGCACTTCCTTAAACGAATACAGCCAAATTGTCACATCAGTTTGTGAAGAGGGTTCTGATGACAAGGAAGATAACAATGCTGATCCTTCTGGGAAGGACACG GTGGATGATGGCAAACTTTCTGAAAGGACTATTTCTGATGAGTTGCCTCAG GAATCTTCAAAGGTGGAGCAAGATGTTAGCTGTCCTGAACAAGATGGCACTTCGATGAATGGTACACCGGGTACTGCTGTTGGCAGCGGTGCAACTCCATCTGATAATG GTGCAGAATCCGTTCCTGCAAAGCCCAATAAGTCGTCTGCCCATGATTCAGACAAAAATCTTAAGCTCAATCCGTCGGACAAACCTGAAGCAACTTCACATTCTAATGCAGATATTAAGAAAGAAGCTCTTGTAGCATCTGGAGAGGCAGTCAATGGAGCATCTGATGATACATCAAGGCCTGCTGATACCACACCTGTTAAACCAAAACGAGGCCGACCTCCTGGAGCAAAGTCATTAGAAAAGAAGGCTGCTGGAAAGAACCAACCATCTGGTTTAGATTCGAAGAAGGTCGAGGAGACTACTGATTCAGCAGGGAAGTTAACAAAACGATCAGCTAAGGATGATGTCAAGTCTTCTGTAAGAAAGGCTGGTGAAGGAGAATCATCTAAGAAGCATCAAAAGAGCAGTTCAAAACAGCAGAAGGATGAAACCCTCTCCGAGGAAGATCCTGCCAAGGATTTGAGCCTTAAG GAAatggtctctccaaagtctttGACCAAGGGGCCAGGTAGATCTAAAGGGCAAGGTGTGGAGAATAGCACATCTAAGAGGAAGCTGGAACAAGAGACTGAAGAT CCTCCTCGTTCAAGGAAAAACAAAGGCCTTGATGGAAGCCTAGTGGGTGCAAGGATTAAAGTCTGGTGGCCAGACGATAAGAT GTTCTACAGAGGTGTCGTTGACTCATTTGATTCTGTTTCTAAAAGGCATAAG GTTGCGTATGACGATGGGGATGTAGAGGTACTACTACTCAGGGATGAAAAGTGGGAATTCATCAGTGAG GAAAAAGGAACTGCTGTGGCATCTGACAT GCCACGgggcagaaaaagaaaaggagattcACTGATGGAAGGCAATACAGAAACACCTAAAAG TAATGGAGGGGATCTTCCAAAGAAAAGGGGGCGTCCAAAAGGTGTCCGTGCCAGCAATGGGACACCGAGTAATAACAGCTCTGCAACTCCAAGCTCAAAGGTTAAAACCGCAAGCAAGGATGTCAAAGAAACAGCTAAAACTGGCAGTAACCTTAAAAATGAGGTTGAGAAGAGCTCCAAGGACAAAGCCACTCGATCAACTGAGAAGACAAAGGATGAATTGCCTAAAGATGGCGGTGACAAAAGTGCAAGCAAACCAAAGGAGGCTAGCAGCAAAGGCAAGGATTCAAAAGATGAAAGCAAATCCACTGAAGGAAAAGGCAGGCCAGGTCGTAAACCAAAAAATGCTGGTACTCCTGCAGAGAGTGACACTGACAAAGAGAAGCGGAAGGAGAAAGAAGGCAAGACTGTTGAAATAGAGCAGGAGGCATCTGGGGTTCCTTCTACAGGAAAGAAGCATAGAAGAAAGGCTTAA